CTCTTCCGAATTTCAGTTGAAATAACAGGTTCTCTGAACGCTGGGTGCGCCGTTCAAAGGATAAAGGAACAGTGTAGTGGTGGTGTGTGGAAACCACAATTTTAAGCTCCTGATTTTTTTCGTTTTTAGATTTACCCTATTGTTTTACTTTTGCCCCTATGGCAAATCACGAAGACATTTTTAAAAAGGTCATCTCCCATGCAAAGGAGTATGGCTATATATTCCAATCCAGTGAAATTTATGATGGTCTGAGCGCCGTTTATGATTACGGTCAAAATGGGGCAGAGCTCAAAAAGAACATTCGGGAATATTGGTGGCAGGCCATGGTGCAGCTCAATGACAACATCGTTGGAATCGATGCCGCTATTTTTATGCATCCCACCACCTGGAAGGCCTCAGGTCACGTAGATGCCTTTAACGATCCCTTGATAGACAACAAGGATTCCAAAAAAAGATACCGTGCCGATGTATTGGTGGAGGACCATGTTGCCAAAATTGAAGCCAAAATCGATAAGGAAGTCATCAAAGCGGCCAAACGTTTTGGGGATGCCTTTGATAAGCAGCAGTTCCTTGCGACCAACCCACGTGTTTTGGGCTATCAGGAAAAAGCAGGGAACATTCTAAAACGACTTGGGAAGTCGTTGGAAAATGAGGATTTGGCCGATGTAAAAGCCTTGATTGAAGAATTGGGGATTGTCTGTCCGCTTTCGGGTTCCAAAAACTGGACGGATGTGAAGCAGTTCAATTTGATGTTCGGCACCAAATTGGGCTCCACCGCCGATAGTGCCATGGATTTATACCTACGTCCAGAAACGGCCCAGGGGATTTTTGTGAACTTTTTGAACGTGCAGAAAACCGGTCGCATGAAGATTCCCTTTGGCATTGCCCAAACGGGAAAAGCTTTTCGAAATGAAATCGTGGCCCGCCAATTTATTTTCCGGATGCGCGAGTTTGAACAGATGGAGATGCAATACTTCATCAAACCGGGCACCCAAAAGGAATGGTACGAAACCTGGAAGGAAAAACGAATGAAGTGGCACCTTTCTTTGGGCATGGGGGCCGATAATTACCGCTTCCATGACCATGAAAAATTGGCGCATTACGCGGATGCTGCCGCCGATATTGAATTTAAGTTCCCTTTTGGATTCAAGGAATTGGAAGGTATTCACTCCCGTACGGACTTTGATTTGGCCAACCATGAAAAATACTCCGGCAAAAAACTCCAATATTTTGACCCGGA
The sequence above is a segment of the Muricauda sp. SCSIO 64092 genome. Coding sequences within it:
- a CDS encoding glycine--tRNA ligase, with the translated sequence MANHEDIFKKVISHAKEYGYIFQSSEIYDGLSAVYDYGQNGAELKKNIREYWWQAMVQLNDNIVGIDAAIFMHPTTWKASGHVDAFNDPLIDNKDSKKRYRADVLVEDHVAKIEAKIDKEVIKAAKRFGDAFDKQQFLATNPRVLGYQEKAGNILKRLGKSLENEDLADVKALIEELGIVCPLSGSKNWTDVKQFNLMFGTKLGSTADSAMDLYLRPETAQGIFVNFLNVQKTGRMKIPFGIAQTGKAFRNEIVARQFIFRMREFEQMEMQYFIKPGTQKEWYETWKEKRMKWHLSLGMGADNYRFHDHEKLAHYADAAADIEFKFPFGFKELEGIHSRTDFDLANHEKYSGKKLQYFDPEENKSYVPYVLETSIGLDRMFLAVFSNSLQEEELENNTTRTVLKLPAVLAPTKAAILPLLKRDGLPEVAQKLVDDLKWDFTIAYDEKDAVGRRYRRQDAAGTPFCITVDHQTLEDDTVTIRHRDTMEQQRVAISAVKGIIAKEVDMKEWLQRI